In one window of Prevotella sp. E13-17 DNA:
- a CDS encoding glycerophosphodiester phosphodiesterase family protein — MKTLKIFAILTLSMLTATLQAQEKEKPLSPKGTQVIAHRGHWDVDGSAQNSRRSLQLALDMDIYGSEIDIWLTRDGHLFVNHDASYDGVTLQDATADECRALILKNGEHMPELKDMLALLKKSTTSTKLIIEIKECRTLQQNLESARQIVKAVRKAGMQKKVEYISFSLAACVEIARLDPTARVAFLSGWITPKELHKLGITGLDYHLAVFQEHPEWVKEAHELGMYTNVWTINNDEHFREFRDMGIDYITTNNPKGAVNVVSQ; from the coding sequence ATGAAAACCCTGAAAATCTTCGCAATCCTCACCCTATCGATGCTGACGGCAACCCTTCAAGCACAAGAAAAAGAAAAGCCCCTGTCGCCCAAAGGCACACAAGTCATCGCCCACCGCGGCCACTGGGATGTCGACGGGTCTGCACAGAACTCACGCCGCTCGCTGCAGCTCGCCCTCGACATGGACATCTACGGCAGCGAGATAGACATCTGGCTGACACGCGACGGCCACCTCTTCGTCAACCACGATGCCAGCTACGACGGTGTCACCCTGCAGGATGCCACGGCCGACGAGTGTCGCGCCCTCATTCTGAAGAATGGCGAACACATGCCCGAACTGAAAGATATGCTTGCCCTGCTGAAGAAGAGCACCACCTCGACGAAGCTCATCATCGAAATCAAGGAATGCCGCACGCTACAGCAGAACCTCGAGTCGGCGCGACAGATCGTGAAGGCCGTGCGCAAGGCCGGCATGCAAAAGAAGGTGGAGTATATCTCTTTCTCCCTGGCCGCCTGCGTAGAGATAGCACGCCTCGACCCGACGGCCCGTGTAGCCTTCCTCAGCGGATGGATAACGCCGAAAGAACTCCACAAGCTGGGCATCACCGGTCTGGACTACCACCTCGCCGTCTTCCAAGAGCATCCGGAATGGGTGAAGGAGGCTCATGAGCTGGGTATGTACACAAACGTATGGACGATTAACAATGACGAGCATTTCCGTGAGTTTCGCGACATGGGCATCGACTACATCACCACCAACAAC
- a CDS encoding 6-bladed beta-propeller, producing the protein MSYLFFSCASRDIDTEALVLNVEFNMSKNTPFRVSQMIDTVSFIQLDDSCLIGFIDELKVFDKNLFACDKHAGVIYCFSMEGKLIRKIDCKGRARNEYVSISNMDVSQTTGEIIILDAMTNRFVVFSKDGDYLRDIKCEDVVRDFTVMSNGDYLMYTPDYIENARRGLWLCDSLGRYKKHLVSISDDFRSGGIYPDYLIHIGRDSVGLMGGEDKDNIYLVHGDSVKTQYHIDYGFSIPSQLASDPLSDYEKHQGEVYTKYSYFENRKWLMFSSSNMESTITTIYDKINKKQYDISRQEDIINDKELYGHMMYLNNELMICMMLPDSQNKEAIRRMMPNFKSNTNPILAIYTIK; encoded by the coding sequence ATGTCATATCTGTTTTTCTCATGTGCAAGCAGAGATATAGATACAGAGGCACTTGTTTTAAATGTTGAATTTAATATGAGCAAAAATACTCCATTCAGAGTGTCCCAGATGATTGATACCGTTTCTTTTATACAACTAGACGACTCTTGCTTAATAGGATTTATTGACGAACTGAAAGTTTTTGATAAGAATCTATTTGCCTGTGATAAACATGCTGGTGTAATCTATTGCTTTAGTATGGAAGGGAAACTCATTAGAAAAATTGATTGTAAAGGTCGAGCTAGAAATGAGTATGTTTCAATTAGTAATATGGATGTTTCGCAGACAACAGGCGAAATTATAATCTTGGATGCCATGACGAATCGATTTGTTGTTTTTTCAAAGGATGGCGATTATCTGCGTGATATTAAATGTGAAGACGTTGTTAGGGACTTTACAGTGATGTCAAATGGCGATTATTTGATGTACACCCCGGATTATATCGAAAATGCACGACGAGGCCTTTGGCTTTGTGATAGTCTTGGCAGATATAAAAAGCATTTAGTTTCTATTTCTGATGATTTCAGAAGTGGAGGAATATATCCAGACTATTTGATTCATATAGGCAGAGACAGTGTTGGTTTAATGGGGGGAGAAGATAAAGACAATATTTATCTGGTTCATGGTGATTCTGTAAAAACACAATATCACATAGATTATGGATTCTCCATTCCTTCACAATTAGCTAGCGACCCACTATCAGATTACGAAAAGCATCAGGGTGAAGTCTATACGAAATATTCTTATTTTGAAAATCGCAAGTGGCTGATGTTTTCTTCTTCTAATATGGAAAGTACAATAACAACGATTTATGATAAGATTAATAAAAAGCAATATGACATCTCGCGCCAAGAAGATATCATTAATGATAAGGAACTTTATGGGCATATGATGTATCTGAATAACGAACTCATGATATGCATGATGTTGCCAGATAGTCAAAATAAGGAGGCTATAAGAAGAATGATGCCCAATTTTAAATCAAATACAAACCCAATATTAGCAATATACACAATTAAATAG